Genomic window (Ostrea edulis chromosome 9, xbOstEdul1.1, whole genome shotgun sequence):
ACATTCTATCTGTTATTTTGTAGAAGGCCAAGAATTATTAGGTTAAATCATAAAACCTTCtaatatgaaaaggtgaagatcaatctgataactcctataagaaacacaaaattaagatttggacaaacacggatcaggtgcctatagaAGGACTAAGTATctcctgttgatcggtcacacccgccgtgagccccacactgtatatcttgatcaggtaaacggagtaatccgtagtaaaaatcagtgtacaAAGAACGGCCTGACAAAACTAAAAGAAGAAAAGCGTTTTTATTATTCCATTTCAAGCATCAACAATAcattaattcaaattaaaagtAGTCCAAGAGCAACGCATACCAAACAAGACTTTTGTTACAGTACATATACGTGTAGGTATACATGATATACATTGACCTCCAAGGTGAGGTAGTTTATACGGTGTCAATCCCAGATCTGAGATAGTTTATACGCTGTCAATCCCAGACCTGAGATAGTTTTCACGCTGTCAATCCCAGATCTGAGATAGTTTTCACGCTGTCAATCCCAGATCTGAGATAGTTTTCACAATGTCGACCCCAGAAATGAAGTAGTTTTTACATATGTACAATGTCAATCCCAGATCTGAGATAATTTCACGCTGTCAATCCCAGATCTGAGATAGTTTTCACGGTAACGGGACGTTTCGACTCGGAAGACGTTTCAACCTAGGACGTTTCGACCAAGGACGTTTCGACCCAATTTTGGGTCGAAGCGTCCCacttatttttttatatataactaAGACGTTTCGACCTCAAAGACATTTCGACCTTAGACGTTTCGACccaataagatatttttttcccaTAACTGAGACATTTCGACCCTAAAgtcaattttttgttttaattgataaTTGTGAAGTTTCTATCCTAAAGACTTTTTTACCAAAAATGTGTGATcttgtgtaaatatatatatcagcgGCGTAGCTTGGGGAAGATAAATATGGAAGCAGAAAGGGCAGGGGGTTTGATTTAATTAAAACTGCTAAAATTCGATGTATGTAAAATGAAAGAAGATATAATCGAATTTTAGTAGTTTTAAGTAAAGTTTTGACAGAATTCAGAAACACATTAGTTGTTATAACTAGAGTAAATAAcgtctcaaaaaaaaaaaattacagatcCAGTCTCgtatattacaatatttgtCTCGAAGATTACTAGAACTTGCGTATTGGACACCGagtttatttaatttattgcaCTATGATAAATTCAATGAATCAGTTTATTTCTTTCTAAAAGAGGTTTTTTAGctaatttcattattttattaattattccACATATAGTTATATACTTCATTTATTCGGACAAATCCACATATAGTTATATACTTCATTTATACggacaaaatgtacatgtatgtgtcaaAGACTCGTAAATTACATTGGGTTTGAATTCAAAACAAGAGTATTTTTAAAGCAATGCTGCAGAAAACTTGGGAATATATTCCCTAGATATGTATCCATCCAATAGATGATAATTGTGTTGCTTTTCGTCTGACGGTTTTAGCCTATTTTTAATGAGGAAATCTCACGCTTATGTGAAAACAAGTGTTTAGTAGAATAGTATGAATTCAACTTACCAGACATCTCGAATCGTCAAACACTATGGGTGTAACGAAGgttgtttggggtgactttcaTATGTATGTGGATGTGTATACATTGATCTCATCATTATCGTCTCCACGCCAAACACCGCctcttaattattttttaaaggcTTCGCTTTCGAGTCCACCAATTAGCGCCAACTTTTTCACGTTTGATCACAGTTATCCCGCACGCGGCTCTTTGTAGTCACAGCGacaattaattattataataatgaattccaatgaagaaataagcatttgttttcaaactttacaaaaatcattatgtaaatcAAAATCCCCATAACTAACAACGCAAGTGgcaaacattgaaatatatttatttaacatCATAGATACATAATACTGACATTCCAAAATCAATtcataaatacacataaaacAATCCCAgttatatcaatttaaaaaattaggtGAGACGTTTCGACCAATATATTATTGGGTCGAAACGTCTTGAGGTCGAAACGTCTTGTGGTCGAAACGTCTTAGGTCGAAACGTCTTGGGTCGAAACGTCCCTGAGGTCGAAACGTCCGAAGTCGAAACGTCCCTTGGGTCGAAACGTCCCGCATTCGTTTTCACAATGTCAATCCCAGATATGAGGTAACTTTCACTATGTTAATCCCAGATATGAGGTGTTTGGACACAGGAAGTTAAATAATGTGCGGATAATCCTTCAGGTAGCTCTTGAGGGGCCTAGGGATTGGTAACTTATCCATGCTGTTCAATACCTTTGTCCTGTTCTGGGTTTTCGGTAGATTTCTGTTTATTGACAACCGACACAGATGTTTCAGATCCGAGACGCAATTCAGTTTGGGTTTCTGCAATACTATCGGCAAGTCCCTTTTCCCCGAGCTTTCTAGCCATCTACCTGCTTTACTTTTCCCCATCTGTGTCATACGAGCGTAGAAGTCCACCAAACCCACTGCACTGTCGAATGTCGGCATCTTTACACGACTACTTTCGTCACAGTCCATTCGAAACTTGCCCTTGCGATAAAGAATTCTCACACTGGTAGCATCCCTACCTGTTTTGACACTTAGCGAATATAAATACCTAGAATCGGAGCTGTCCCTGATTAGAAAAGTCCCTTCTGTTTCCTTCTGTAGTAGACATTTTGCGTCCTTACGTGTGAAATGTTCGTAATACCACCCTGTCTGTGCTAACGACTCTGCCGTTCTAATCTGGATAGTCATGTCTTTTGCACAATAATAGGCTGGGTCTCTTACAGTCTTACTTTGTTTTGACTCACACGGGTCATCCTGAGGCCTGCCGTTCATAACAATATTATTCATCATCAACAACTTTTACGTCCCCTTGTCTGAATCTGACTGTGAATGGATTTACAGAGCATATGTCTCGCAAATGGCTCTTGGGGCAATATCTAATTTTTTGGTTAACGCCCACAAAATCCATTTCTCCTGCGATTGGTCGTATGACACCTGCCAATCAATCAGAAGACAATAGCCCCTAATTATATGATATGAGTGTCCAAGCGCTACCTGCCAACCACGGGATCTGTGTTTTTAATCACCCATACCGACGCCATAACCTTTCAAGTGCCGCTAGGTATTACtccaaattaaaataattattgagAACTTAATTCTGTATCGTAGTAAATAACAATCAATACCAAATAGAGAAAACTTAAGAATAACGAcatttatgaaattgtaataaagcattttattgttcaCCTTATAATTCAATTTGGAACATCGGGAATGTGTAGACATTTGATTATGATTTTAAGTAATCGTTCATGAAATCCAAACTGAGTATTTCTAAAGGTCATGTACACTGTATCAAATCTTCATCCTCAAGACCATACCAGAAtttccacaattttttttttattttgaattacactATAGGATCAAAACGTAAACTACTGAATATTGAAGTAATCGCTAATTTTCATAACAATGTTAAGAGAATATATAACCAGAACAAACCTTGTGTTCGTATGAAGTTTTAAAACCTAAAGTTGGAGTTAAACAAGGCGATAATCTAAGTCCTAActtattttagatatttatcAATGACATTTCTAACTCACTGGTTTTAAAACTATCACATGCAGGTGGTATTTCTTTTCTCTGCGACAGCAAAAGGAATTCATATCAAAACTTGGTAAATTAAACACCTGCTGTAAGGATTAGTGTTTGAAAGTTAATCCGACAAAGAAAAAAGTTCTAATATTTTAgaaatgcatatattttttcctgataaaacaaatctaaaaaaaaaatatgatgtaAATATTGCACTTCAGCACGAAATTGA
Coding sequences:
- the LOC125658674 gene encoding suppressor of cytokine signaling 2-like, with amino-acid sequence MNNIVMNGRPQDDPCESKQSKTVRDPAYYCAKDMTIQIRTAESLAQTGWYYEHFTRKDAKCLLQKETEGTFLIRDSSDSRYLYSLSVKTGRDATSVRILYRKGKFRMDCDESSRVKMPTFDSAVGLVDFYARMTQMGKSKAGRWLESSGKRDLPIVLQKPKLNCVSDLKHLCRLSINRNLPKTQNRTKVLNSMDKLPIPRPLKSYLKDYPHII